A single genomic interval of Desulfovibrio sp. TomC harbors:
- a CDS encoding efflux RND transporter periplasmic adaptor subunit: protein MRISLDMGAANRSYPGVIVARHETQESFRVGGRIEKRSVDVGDHVREGQILATLDEKDLRLSMESAQAERNAAVSNKDQAITEERRYATLLSKNVVSQSEYDLKHLSAEEARARLEKADRSLKLATSQLGYARLVSSNDGVVTKVSAEAGQVVSQGQSVVTVARKGALEVLVDIPERNIQDIKEKPAETSLWSNSDVRYRATLREISPSADPATRTYAVRYALPDADSSVRLGMTATLHLSEPASLQTARIPASAMFNQGKGPGIWSVDPQSGELKFRSVTVDRYSERDAFVHGQLANGDIIVTSGVQKLDEGMRVRLADAPQGDVR, encoded by the coding sequence ATGCGGATCAGCCTGGATATGGGCGCGGCTAACCGCTCCTATCCTGGCGTCATTGTGGCCCGCCACGAGACCCAGGAATCTTTCCGGGTGGGCGGGCGCATCGAAAAACGCTCGGTGGATGTTGGGGACCATGTTCGTGAAGGTCAGATTCTGGCGACTCTCGACGAGAAAGACCTCCGGCTCTCGATGGAAAGCGCTCAAGCTGAACGCAATGCGGCAGTATCCAACAAGGACCAGGCGATCACCGAGGAACGACGCTATGCCACCCTGTTGTCCAAAAACGTGGTGAGCCAGTCCGAATACGATCTCAAGCATTTGTCAGCCGAGGAAGCCCGGGCGCGTCTGGAGAAAGCGGACCGCTCGCTCAAACTGGCGACAAGTCAACTCGGGTATGCCCGGTTGGTCTCCAGCAACGACGGCGTGGTCACGAAGGTGAGCGCCGAGGCCGGGCAGGTGGTATCCCAGGGACAAAGCGTCGTCACCGTGGCCCGCAAGGGCGCGTTGGAAGTGCTGGTGGATATACCTGAAAGAAATATCCAGGACATCAAGGAGAAACCAGCGGAAACGTCGCTTTGGTCGAACAGTGACGTCCGTTACCGGGCGACACTGCGGGAAATATCTCCGTCCGCCGATCCTGCCACCAGAACCTATGCCGTGCGGTATGCCCTGCCGGACGCGGACTCCTCCGTGCGGCTCGGCATGACGGCGACGCTCCATCTCTCCGAACCAGCCAGCCTCCAGACCGCCCGCATTCCGGCCAGCGCCATGTTCAACCAGGGGAAAGGCCCAGGCATCTGGAGCGTGGACCCCCAAAGCGGAGAGCTCAAATTCCGGTCGGTCACGGTGGACCGCTACTCGGAACGTGACGCCTTTGTGCACGGCCAACTTGCCAACGGCGATATCATTGTCACTTCCGGCGTCCAGAAACTCGACGAGGGCATGCGTGTTCGGCTTGCCGATGCGCCGCAGGGAGACGTCCGGTGA